Below is a window of Fulvitalea axinellae DNA.
TCAAAAATCTTTTAGGATTTCGTTCGCTAAACTCAGTTAAAATATTCCAAACGCTTTACGGACATCTCCGCCAGTGAATTGATATTCATATCCGCTTTCGAAAGGATTTCAGGATCACCTACCCCGACAACTTTCATTCCTCCCGCAATAGCGGCCTCAACACCAGCCTCCGCATCTTCAAAAACAACACACTCTTCCGCACTCAGGCCAAGAGATTCAGCTCCTTTGAGGAAAACCTCCGGATCTGGCTTCGCTTTCTCGACCTTTGTTCCATCTATAATCGCATCAAAGTATCCTGTGATCTCCAAGCGCTCCAGAATTCTCATTGCGTTCTTACTCGCTGATCCAAGCGCTATCTTTACTCCTGCCTGTCTCAATTCTTCGAGAAACTCTTTGGCACCGGGAAGAATTTCGTCTTTGGGCATCTTTTCAATAAAGTCCACATACCACACGTTCTTCTTGGTCGCCACGTCCAACTTCTCCGCGTCAGTCAAGCTCTTTCCACCGATTTCCAAGAGAATATCCAAGGACCTCATTCGGCTTACTCCCTTCAGGCGCTCATTATCCTGTTCCGTAAAATCGAAACCTAGGTCATTGGCCAAACGTTTCCAGGCCAAATAGTGATACTTAGCAGTGTCTACCAACACGCCATCCAAGTCAAATAAACAAGCCTTTATTTTCATCAGCCACTATTTTTATTTGTGACAATAATATTCGTTATGTTAAGTAGATCTTAGCTTTCCGTGCAATTACCGAATACGATTCGCACAAAAAGAAAGATTATCCAGAAGCCACAATCAGCTTCCGGTATCGTTTAATTCTTTTTTACAGCTCCCCCTTTCACGAATGTTACCATGAAAGACGCAATACACATACATACACCTGCCACCACTAGCATAAAAATCGCCTGTCCTCCAAATTGTTTGATCAGGAAACTTCCGACTACACCACTGAGAAGCTGAGGAATTACTACCGTCAGGTTAAAAATCCCCATATATGTTCCCATTTGTCCCGCAGGTAAAGATTCTGAAAGTATGGCGTAAGGCATCGCCAGAATCGCAGCCCAAGCGATACCAATTCCAACCATCGACAGAATCAAAAGGTACTGGTCTTTGATAAGGTACATTGACAAGAAGCCCAATCCACCAAGTAACAAGGCACCTCCATAAGTTTTCTTACGGCCAAGTCCAGTAGCAAACTTGTCCATAAAAGCAGAAAATATCGCAGCAGCTAAACTGTACGAGGCGAATAGTATGCCTACCCAGTTGCCCGCTTCATTGTAGTCGCTTGAGCTAACGTCGCTAATCTCCGTTCCCCAAACGTGCTGAGCGATGGCGGAGGTTGAAAACACCCACATCAGATAAAGTGCGAACCATGAGAATAATTGCACTACCGCCAATTGCCACATTACAGGAGGCATATCTTTAAGTACCGCAAAAAAGCCTTTATGCTCTTCTTCAAGGAGTTCTTTTTCTGTTTCGCCTTTATATTCAGCATATTCTTTTGGCGGGTATTCTTTCGTCTTGAAAACCGTCCAGAATACAGAAAGTAACAAGATGGAACCTCCTAAATAAAATGACCAAATTACGGAATCCGGAACCTGTCCTTCGGGAGCTTCATTTTCAATTCCCACCCATGTCAGGATAAACGGTAACGCAGATCCGATAACAGCCCCTGTGTTAATAAGCAATGACTGCACGGAATAGCCTTTGTTAATCTGTTCGCTTGGCAACATATCGGCCACCAAAGCACGGAAAGGCTGAAACGTAACGTTAAACGATCCATCCATCACCGCCAACATCATAGCTCCAAACCAAATGGCTGGTATATAATCCGTAAATGCTGACGCGTTTGGCATTAAAAACATACCGATTGTAGCGGCAATCGCCCCACCGAAAATGTAGGGGCTTCTTCTGCCAAGACGATTCCACGTACGATCACTTAAAGCTCCAACCACAGGTTGCACTATCAGCCCGATCGCAGGGGCAATCATCCAAAAAATTGGAAGTGTGTGCGGGTCAGCGCCCAAAGTCGACAATATCCTTGAGACGTTTGCATTCTGCAAAGCAAAACCAAACTGCACTCCCAAAAAGCCGAAACTCAAATTCCAAATCTGCCAAAAACTTAAACGAGGCTGTTTTTTCATAACTATATCAATAAATCAGACAGCAACCTTATTTAGAAAATATCCAAGTGGAATACGGCGAAAGTTGTATATCTCCGTTTTCCACGGAAATACTCTTTCCAGTTGAAAACACTTGCCGTTTAAATTCACCTAGATTATTACTCAACTTCAACTCATTCGCAGATACATTATGAATTACCATTAATGTATCTGAATCATGCATTCTGTAGAAAGAAACTACTTCTTTGCTCCCGAAATCAACAGGCTTTATTTCACCAAACGTTAACACCTTATTCTTGGATCTTGTATGAATAAGTGCCCTATAATGGTTTAACATCGAATTCTTGTCACTTTCCTGTTCAGAGGCTGGGGCAACAGTATTGGAAAGCGTATACTTAGGCTTTATCCATTTCGGTGTACCTTTTCCATCCTTTTGCCAAGGAAATGGCTCTCTTATGTATTCATCCGGCTTCTTTCCTCTCATTCCAATCTCTTCGCCGTAATAAACATATGGAGCGCCAGGGAAAGTCATCAAAAGATTAGCCGCCATTTTCGCTTTACTAATGTCATTGTTAAGAGCGCTCATAATCCGCTCTTGATCATGGTTGGTTATAAATGTAGCGTCTATAAAGTCTGGAGTAACCGACACATAAAAATCATGTATATTCTTATACTTCTCTACGATTCCGTTATCAGCCCCGTTTCGGCAAACATCCGTAATGGCATAACCCATATCGAAATTAAATAGAGACGGCAATCCTTCCAGGTACGGTGCTACTGTTTTGGCGTCAGCCCAGACCTCCCCTACCAAGTATACATCAGGCTTCACACTTTCCATGGCTTTCCTAAACTCTACCCAAAAAGCATGGCTTTTTTCTGGAGACTCATCGAAAATATGCTTGGCGGCATCAAGACGGAAACCGTCAACTCCAATATCTTTCAGCCAATATTGACCTATTTCAAAAATTGCTTTTCTAACTTTCGGGTTATCAAAATTGAGGTCAGGCATGTTAGACCCAAAATAACCGTAATATCTTTGATTCGAGTTATCCTCAACCTCATACCACTGGACTTTATTGTCAGAGTCCGCTTGGCTTTCTTTAGTTAAGTTCCCCTGTTTCTTTATCTCTTCAAGAGACTTCCACACATAGTAGTCCCTATACGGATTATCCTTCCCTTTACTAGCCTCCTTAAACCAATGGTGATTTTTTGATGTATGGTTGATAATGAAGTCTACAACAACCTTTACCCCCCTCTTGTGAGCTTCATCCAACATCTCACGAAAATCTTCGAGCGATCCGTAATCAGGATGTACAGCCTTGTAGTTTGTCACATCATATTTATGATAACTGGGAGATGGCATTATCGGCATTAACCAGATCGCTTCCACACCCAATTCCTCAATATAAGGCAATTTGGACGTAAGTCCTTTGAAGTCACCAATGCCGTTGCCATCGGAGTCACAAAAAGACTGTACAAAAATCTCATAGGTTACAGCATTCGGCCATGTCCCCTTCTGACTTTGGGTATTGTCAGCATTCTTTTTTGGGGTACAAGCTCCAAAAGCTATCAACGACAGAATCGTCGTTATTATTAAAAGAGAATTGTATCTTTTCCTCATGATCTCTTCCGACTAGACATTTATAAATATCCACAAACATGGCTGTACTTACGAAACAACCACAAAAAAACAGACTGTGTTTCTCCGAAATGGTTTTCGGAAAAAGATATGTCTTGTCGAAACGATAAAATCAAGGGTTCCGTGGCTAGAATAAGGACAAACCGGATTATAGGGGGGAATCCAAAAATCAAGTCCTCTTCATGTCCTGAAGTAGCTCACAAGCGCATATTAAGACAAAAAATTCACTTTTCAAAACCGATAGTCAATAGCCTTCACACGCATCTTTAGGCTATATCATGTAAATAGAAAAAGCACAGAAGGTTGTCCTCCTGTGCTTTTAATTAAGTCAGCTTGATCAAACTCATTTGACCTAAAAACCTCTTATTTGTTTTTACCGATGCAGTTAAGGTCTTCAAAGGCCTCTTCCAATCTAGCCACAAATGACTCTTGAGCCTTACGCAACCAAGCGCGTGGGTCATAATACTTTTTGTTTGGCTGATCCTCTCCGTCTGGGTTACCGATCTGATCCTGCAAATACGCTTCCTTGGCTTTGTAATAATCCATTACACCTTTCCAAGTAGCCCACTGCATATCAGTGTCGATATTCATCTTGATAGCACCGTAACCGATAGCCTCAGTGATCTTCGATTTCTCTGATCCTGAACCTCCGTGGAATACGAAGTTAACCGGGTTCTCAATAGTTCCGTGCTTCTCTTTAATGTATGCCTGTGAGTCACGGAGGATTGATGGAGTCAACACAACGTTACCTGGCTTGTAAACTCCGTGAACATTACCGAAAGAAGCGGCGATTGTGAAGTTAGGGCTTACAGAAAGCAACTCCTCGTACGCATAGTTCACTTCTTCAGGCTGAGTGTAGAGTTTAGACACATCAACATCGCTGTTGTCCACGCCATCTTCCTCACCACCGGTGATACCCAACTCGATTTCGAGAGTCATGCCGATTTTTGACATTCTCTTGTGGTACTCCTTGCAAGTAGCGATGTTCTCCTCAAGAGATTCCTCAGAAAGGTCAATCATATGAGAACTGAACAATGGCTTACCGTGCTCTGCATAATACTTCTCACCCGCATCCAACAAGCCGTCGATCCACGGCAACAATTTTCTTGCGCAGTGGTCAGTGTGCAATACTACAGGCACACCGTAAAGTTCCGCCAA
It encodes the following:
- the fbaA gene encoding class II fructose-bisphosphate aldolase, translated to MKFRSGVLFGDEVQQLFRYANENNFAIPAVNTIGTDSVNAVLETAAKVNSPVIVQFSNGGAQFFAGKGLNNDNQRAAVAGSISGALHVHALAELYGVPVVLHTDHCARKLLPWIDGLLDAGEKYYAEHGKPLFSSHMIDLSEESLEENIATCKEYHKRMSKIGMTLEIELGITGGEEDGVDNSDVDVSKLYTQPEEVNYAYEELLSVSPNFTIAASFGNVHGVYKPGNVVLTPSILRDSQAYIKEKHGTIENPVNFVFHGGSGSEKSKITEAIGYGAIKMNIDTDMQWATWKGVMDYYKAKEAYLQDQIGNPDGEDQPNKKYYDPRAWLRKAQESFVARLEEAFEDLNCIGKNK
- a CDS encoding alpha-amylase family glycosyl hydrolase, whose amino-acid sequence is MRKRYNSLLIITTILSLIAFGACTPKKNADNTQSQKGTWPNAVTYEIFVQSFCDSDGNGIGDFKGLTSKLPYIEELGVEAIWLMPIMPSPSYHKYDVTNYKAVHPDYGSLEDFREMLDEAHKRGVKVVVDFIINHTSKNHHWFKEASKGKDNPYRDYYVWKSLEEIKKQGNLTKESQADSDNKVQWYEVEDNSNQRYYGYFGSNMPDLNFDNPKVRKAIFEIGQYWLKDIGVDGFRLDAAKHIFDESPEKSHAFWVEFRKAMESVKPDVYLVGEVWADAKTVAPYLEGLPSLFNFDMGYAITDVCRNGADNGIVEKYKNIHDFYVSVTPDFIDATFITNHDQERIMSALNNDISKAKMAANLLMTFPGAPYVYYGEEIGMRGKKPDEYIREPFPWQKDGKGTPKWIKPKYTLSNTVAPASEQESDKNSMLNHYRALIHTRSKNKVLTFGEIKPVDFGSKEVVSFYRMHDSDTLMVIHNVSANELKLSNNLGEFKRQVFSTGKSISVENGDIQLSPYSTWIFSK
- the pgmB gene encoding beta-phosphoglucomutase codes for the protein MKIKACLFDLDGVLVDTAKYHYLAWKRLANDLGFDFTEQDNERLKGVSRMRSLDILLEIGGKSLTDAEKLDVATKKNVWYVDFIEKMPKDEILPGAKEFLEELRQAGVKIALGSASKNAMRILERLEITGYFDAIIDGTKVEKAKPDPEVFLKGAESLGLSAEECVVFEDAEAGVEAAIAGGMKVVGVGDPEILSKADMNINSLAEMSVKRLEYFN
- a CDS encoding MFS transporter, which gives rise to MKKQPRLSFWQIWNLSFGFLGVQFGFALQNANVSRILSTLGADPHTLPIFWMIAPAIGLIVQPVVGALSDRTWNRLGRRSPYIFGGAIAATIGMFLMPNASAFTDYIPAIWFGAMMLAVMDGSFNVTFQPFRALVADMLPSEQINKGYSVQSLLINTGAVIGSALPFILTWVGIENEAPEGQVPDSVIWSFYLGGSILLLSVFWTVFKTKEYPPKEYAEYKGETEKELLEEEHKGFFAVLKDMPPVMWQLAVVQLFSWFALYLMWVFSTSAIAQHVWGTEISDVSSSDYNEAGNWVGILFASYSLAAAIFSAFMDKFATGLGRKKTYGGALLLGGLGFLSMYLIKDQYLLILSMVGIGIAWAAILAMPYAILSESLPAGQMGTYMGIFNLTVVIPQLLSGVVGSFLIKQFGGQAIFMLVVAGVCMCIASFMVTFVKGGAVKKN